CGTCAAGAACCATGGCGGGCCGGGATGGTTCCAGCGGCAGCGCCCGCTGCGTCCTCCCGCCGGATCGCAAATCGGCGGCCGACGCCCGCCGGGATCCACTTGACGACCGCGTCTGCCGGCGCGACATGCGCGGGATGGAAAAGCCGTTCTGGAAGACCACGCCGCTCGAGGCCATGTCCGAGGCGCAATGGGAATCGCTCTGCGACGGCTGCGGCAAGTGCTGCCTGGCCAAGCTGGAGGATGAGGACACCGGCGAGATCCACTGGACGAGCGTCGGCTGCCGGCTGTTCGACGCGAGCCTGTGCAGCTGCAGCGACTACGCCAACCGTCTCGCCAGGGTGTCGGACTGCGTCAAGCTGACGCCGCGGAACGTCCGCACCATCCCCTGGCTGCCCTCCACCTGCGCCTACCGGCTCGTGGCGGAGGGGCGGGATCTCGCCGGCTGGCACCCGCTGGTCTCCGGCAGCCGCGAGACCGTCCACGAGGCCGGCATCTCGATGCGCGGCCGGATCACCGCCTCCGAGGACGACCTCGCCGACGTGGACGACTATTTCGACCACATGCTCGGCGAGGACCTCTGACCGTGACCCGCGGTCGCCAGTGCCGTCGTCACTGGACGATGCCGAAGCTCACCGTCACCTCGACGCGGTAGCTGTTCTCGCCCGCTTCGACGGGCACGGCGTCCGCGGCTTCCGCCCGCACCTTCGCGGCCATGTAGGGCATGGGCTGCGGCCGCGCCGCCATCTCCGTGATCTCGAGGATGGGGCCGAGCTCCACGCCGGCGGCCTCTGCCAGGGTGCGGGCCTTGGCGACGGCGTCCGCCACCGCCTCGCGCCGCGCCGTCTCGATGGCCTCGTCCGGATCCGCGTTGGTGAAGGAGATGCCGCCGCCCTGGTTGACCCCCAGCGACACCACCTCGTCGAGGATGGCGCCCGTCTTCTGGACGTCGCGGACCCGAACCGTCAGCGTGTTGGAGACCTCGTAGCCCGTCATCACCTGGCGCTGGCTGCCGTCCGGACCGGTCGGGTATTCGTAGCGCGGATTGATCTGGATGCCGGCCGTCTGCAGGTCGCGCTCTTCGATCCCGTCGCCCTTGAGCGCCGCGATCACCTGCGCCATCGCCGCGTTGTTGGCCGTCAGCGCCTCGCGCGCGGTGCCGGCCTGCCGGACCACCGAGAACGACAGCACCGCCATGTCCGGCCGCATCGCATGCTCGCCCTCGCCGGTGACCGAGATCCGCGGCCGGGGTTCGGGCAGGGTCTGCGCGGCGGCGGGCGAGGCCGCGGCCACGAAGGCTGCGAAGGCGAGGAAGGGCAGGGCGGTACGCTGCATGGACGGCATCTCCGTTCGTTTCGGTCGCCGAGCGCTAGGCCCCGATTGTGTGATGATTGCGGCACCCGCCTTGTCTGCCACCGCGAAAGCCACTAATGCAGGCTGGCGTGGGGCCTGTAGCTCAATGGTTAGAGCCGGCGGCTCATAACCGCTTGGTTGGGGGTTCGAGTCCCTCCGGGCCCACCATCGAACCCCCCCGCTTTCCATCGCCTCGACCGGCCGGCAGGTGTCCTCCTTCTCCGCGACCGGAGCAGGAATCTGCGGCGGATCGTTGCTTTCAGCCAGGCCGTCGGCAACATTCCGGAAGGGTAGGGGCCGACCGGATTCTCCGCCGGCGGCGGGAGCAGATCGTGCCTTGCTGTCTGCAACCGCGACCTGATATCTGCGGCGGCAGAGGCACCTTGGGTTTCATTTGTCGGAGATCATCGATTGCGGGACTGGGGCGGAAGGCTGTGGCGATCGTTCGGCCAGGGATCGGACGTCAGGGCGATCCGTCGGAGCGGGGTCTTCGACGAGGTCCTGTATCGGAGCCAGCTACCGGCAGGAGCCGCGGTGGCCGACGCGATCTCGCACTACGTTGAGTTCGGCGAGAGGATGGGGCTGTCCCCCTGGAAGGATTTCGATCCGTTCCACTACGCGCGGCAGTATCCGGATCTGGAGGGATATGGCCGTCCTCTCCTGCTCCACTATCTCCGCCACGGTCTTCGCGAGGGTCGGCAGGGCAGGCCCGACCAGGCGCAGTGGGTGGCGTGGGCAGACGACCCGGATCGGCCGACCGTGCTGGTCGTCGTCCACGAATTGACGCGGACCGGTGCGCCGATCCTGGCCTGGAACATCGTGCGCAGGCTCAAGGCGGATGGCCGCCGCGTCGCCGTGGTCGCGCTGCGCGGCGGCGACCTCCTGGAGGATTTCCGCGCCGAGGCGGACGAGGTCGTCGAGGTCGCGGCCGACGAGAAGCTCGACGTCCTCGCCGGCAGCGTGATCGGGCGCTGCCGCCCCGGCTACGCGATCTGCAACGGCGCGTCGACCGCACCGTTCGGCCAGTACCTCGAGCGGTTGGGCGTGCGGACCGTCGGGCTGATCCACGAGTTCGGCTTTCCGACGATGCACACGCCTGGTCTCGCCGCCTGCCTCTCCGGATGGAGCGACGTGATCTTTCCGGCCGAGATCGTGCGGCGATCGATGGCGGACTGTTTTCCCGACGTGGCCCTCCGCAGGACGCAGGTCCTCCCGCAGGGGAAGTGCGTGGTTCCGGGCAATCCCGCCGCGAGGTTGGTCGATACCGCGCCGGTCTCGCTTCGCAAGTCCTACGACTACCTCGTCGTCGGAGCAGGAACGGTCGACTACCGCAAGGGGGTCGACCTGTTTCTCGCCGCCGCATCGGCCGTCGCCGCGGCGGCGCCGGACCTCACGGTCGGCTTTCTCTGGATCGGGCGCCGCCGCGCCGAAGACGGCATCTACCTGTCCATGATCGAGGAACAGGCGCGCCGGGCCGGGATCGCGGATCGCTTCGACCTGATGGAAGCCACCGAACACCTCGAAGCGGTCTATGGGGCGGCGGATGCCTTCTTCCTCTCCTCGCGGCTCGATCCCATGCCGAACGTCTGCATCGATGCGGGGTTCGCCGGCCTGCCGGTCATATGCTTCGCCGACGCGAGCGGGACGGCGGAACTGTTTGCCGCCAGCGAGCAATGCAGGGAACTCGTGGTTCCGCATTGCGACGCGCACGCGGCCGGAACGCTGATCGCCGGCCTCGCCCGGGACCGGCAGCGGTCGAGGCGGCTCGGCAACTGCGTGCAGAACCTGTCGAGACGCAGTTTCGACATGGATCGCTACGTGCGGGCGATCGACGCCGCCGGACTGGCGGCCGGGCAGCCGCAGCCCTTGGCCGAGCCGGCGGCCCAGCCGCAGCCCGAGCCCGAGCCGGCGTGAAGGTCGCCCTCTTCGGCGCCAGCGGATTCATCGGTCGCGTCATCGGCGACAGGCTGCGCGCGGAGGCGATCGAGCATGTCGGCCTGTCGCACCGCAACCGCAGCGGCTGCTTCGTGCCGATCGATTTCGGGCACCCGGACGGCTACGCGCATCTCCTGCGCGGCGTCACGACGGCCGTCCTTCTCGTGGCGCAGTCGCGGCCGGGCCTGCCGGGCGGTCGCACGGAGGCGGAAATCCGCAACGACGTCCGACCCTATGCGGCATTTGCCGGGATCGCCGCGGCAGCCGGCCTGCGCCACGTCGTCTACCTGTCCTCCGGCGGCACCGTCTATGGCTCCCAGCCCGATCGCACGCCGATCACCGAGGACCATCCAACGAACCCGATCGACGCCTATGGCGCCCGCAAGCTGATGACGGAGAGTGTCCTGCGGTCGTCGCTGGGGGCTGCGGGCGTCGGACTGACCGTGCTGCGGCCGTCGAACCCGGTGGGCGCGGCGCAGCGGTTCGAACCGGTGGGTTTCGTGGCCAGGGCGGTTCACGCCAGCGTCGCGGGGGCGACGATCGACGTCTGGGGCGACGGTTCGACCGTGCGCGACCATTTCGACGTCGCCGATCTCGCCGATGCCGTCATCCGCAGCCTCGGCGGCGACACGTCTCACCGTGTCTACAATGTCGGCAGCGGCGTCGGCACCGGCATCGACGAGGTGCTGGCGCTCGTGCACGATCTCGGCGGCCGGCCGATCCGCCGCCGGTACCTGCCGGCGCGCCCGTTCGACGTCCCGGTCAACGTGCTGTCGAGCGACCGGATCGCGAGAGACCTCGGATGGACCGTCCGCAAGGACATGAGACGGATCGTGTCGGACCTTCTGGAGGCGTTCGGGGGCACCGGCCGCAGCCCTGACGCGGCGGGGTATGCCGGTCTCCCACCGGTGCGGAGCGGACGATCCGCCGAACCGGCGCCCCGTCACCCCTCGCGGGAATAGGTGCCGTGGCCGGGGCGGTAGGTCTTGTCGTCGAGGAACTGCGACAGGCCCTTGGCGCGGCCGCGCTCGGGGTCGACGAAGGTCGTCTGGTCGGCCTTGGCGGTGAGGTATTCGGCCGATTCCTCCCAGGTCATCTCGCGCACGTATTTGTAGGCCATGCGCGCCTGGCGCAGCACCGTCGGGTTCTTGGCGAGAAGCACCCGGCAGAGCGCGACCGTGCGCTCGCGCAGCCGGTCGGCCGGCACCGCCTCGTTGACCAGGCCGAGCTGCTCGGCGACCTTGCCGCCGAACTGCTCGCCGGTCATCACGTAGTAGAGCGCCTTGCGGTCGTTCATCAGGGTCGAGATCGCCTTGGAGACCACGCCGCCGGGGATGACGCCCCAGTTGATCTCCGACAGGCCGAACACCGCGTCCTCGGAAGCGATGGCGAGGTCGCAGCAGATCAGCGGCGTGAAGGCGCCGCCGAAGCACCAGCCGTTGACCATGGCGATGGTGGGCTTGGAATAGTGCATCAGCGTGCGCCACTGCCAGGCGCGGGTGGAGCGGTAGGCGCGCATGCGCTCGACGTCGCTGACGCCGTCGGTGGCGCGGAAGAAGTCCTTCAGGTCCATGCCGGCGGAGAACGCCTCGCCGACGCCGGTGAGCACGATGACGCCGCAGCGGTCGTCGATCTCCAGCGCGTCGAGGACCCGGTTCATCTCCTCGGCGAGGCCGACGCTCATGGCGTTGCGCTTCTCCGGGCGGTTGAGCTTCACCCAGGCGATGCCGTCCTCGAACTCGACGAGCACGTCCTTGCCCCAGGGTTCGGGGCGGCTTTGATCGTGTGTCATGCTGGCGGTCTCACGTCTGGCTGACGAACTTGGTGGTGAGGTAGGCGTCCATGCCTTCGGTGCCGCCTTCGCTGCCGTAGCCGCTCTGCTTGATGCCGCCGAAGGGGGTCTCGGGCATGTTGATGAAGTTGTTGTTCAGGCCGACCATGCCGGCCTCCAGCGCGTCCGCCACCATTGCGGCGGTCCTGGACGACGTCGTGAAGGCGTAGGAGGCGAGGCCGAAGGGGAGGCGGTTGGCCTGGCCGATCGCCTCGTCGAAGGACGAGAAGCGCGACGTGATCGCCATCGGGCCGAAAGGCTCCTCGTTCATCGCCTGCGCTTCCACCGGCACGTCGGCGAGCACTGTCGGCTGGAAGAAGGAACCGCGGTTGGCGCCGCGCTCGCCCCCGGCCGCGAGCCTGGCGCCGCGGCCGACGGCATCCGCGACGAGCCGCTCCATGGCCGCGACGCGGCGGGTGTTGGCGAGCGGCCCCATGCCGGTGGCGGGGTCGAGCCCGTCGCCGACCCGGATCGCCGTCGCCGCGCTCGCGAAACTCTCCACGAAACGGTCGTGCAGGCTCTCGTGCACGTAGAAGCGGGTCGGCGAGACGCAGACCTGGCCGGCATTGCGGTACTTCGCGGCGACCATCGAGCGCACCGCGTGGTCGAGATCGGCATCCTCGAAGACGAGCACCGGGGCGTGGCCGCCGAGTTCCATCGTCGCGCGCTTCACGCCGGCCTCGGCCGCGAGCCTGGCCAGCTGCATGCCCACGCCGGTCGAGCCCGTGAAGGTGATCTTGCGGATCGCCGGATGGGCGATCAGCTGCTGCGACACCTGCGCCGGCACGCCGTAGACGACGTTGAGCACGCCCTTCGGCAGGCCGGCATCGTCGAGCGCCCGGGCGATCTCGAGCACGGAGGCCGGGGTCTCCTCCGACGGCTTGATCACCATGGTGCAGCCGACCGCGAGTGCGGCGGAAATCTTGCGGGCGGGGATGATGACGGGGATGTTCCACGGCGTGAAGGCGGCGACGGGGCCGACCGGCTCCTTCGTCACCATCCAGCGCGCGCCCGGCACGCGCGAGGGTACGATGCGGCCATAGGTGCGGCGACCCTCGTCGGCCGTCCAGTCGAAGATGTCGGCCGCGGCCATCACCTCCTGCCGGGCCTCCAGGATCGGCTTGCCCTGTTCCAGCACCATGCGCACCGCGATGGTCTCGACGCGCTCGCGCATCAGGTCCGCGGCCTTGCGCAGGATCTTCGCGCGATCGTAGGCGGGCAGCGCCTTCCACGGCCGGAACGCGCGCTCCGCGGCCTGCGCGGCCGCCTCGATGTCATCGCGGCCGGCATGCGGCACGGCGCCGATGGCCTCGCCGGTCGCCGGGTTGATCACGTCCTCGGTGACGCGGTCGCCGGCATCGAGCCAGCGGCCGTCGACGAAGAGCTGGAGCGCCCCGTAGCGCGCGTCTGCGGTCATGGTCCCCTCCCGGTGCGGCCGGATCGCCGCGTCAGTCCTTCACAAAGAGCGCGTCCAGCGCCACCGCGCCCGCCGCGCCCACCATCAGCGGATTGACGTCGACCTCGCGGATCGACGGGTCCGAAAGCATCAGCCGGCCGAGCGCGACCACGACGTCGGCGATGGCGCCGACGTCGCGCCGCGGCTGCCCGCGGAACGGGCCGAGCAGGGTCGCCGCCTTCAGCCGGCCGAGCTCGGCGATCACGCGCTCGCGGGTGGTCGAGGCCGGCAGCAGGCGCGCGTCCTTCAGCGCCTCGATCCAGACGCCGCCGAGACCGACCAGCACGACCGGTCCCCATTGCGGGTCGCGGCGCGCGCCGACGACCATTTCGAGGCCGGGCCTCGCCATCTCCTCCACCAGCACGCCGTCCAGTGCCAGCCCCGGCCGGGCGGCGGCGACACTCGTCTGCATCCGGTCCCAGGCGGCACGCAGCGCGGCCTCGTCGGCGATGCCGACGACGACCCCGCCGACGTCGCTCTTGTGGGCGAGGGCGGCGGCCTGCGCCTTGATCACGACGGGATAGCCGATGCGGCCTGCCGCTGCGGCGGCGTCTTCGACGGTCGTGGCCATCTCGCCGCGCGGGACGGCGATGCCGAGATCGGCCAGCACGCGCTTGCCCCGGTATTCGGCGACGACGCCGCTGCCCGGCACGCGCACGGCGACGGCCGGAGCCGGCCGCGTCTCGTCGGTCGCGGCGAGCGCCTCGGCATAGGCGGCGACCACCGCCATGGCGCGCAGCGCCCGTTCCGGCGAGCGGAAGAACGGGATGCCGCTCGCCCGCACGTCGGCCATGAAGCGGTCGTCGAGCGGATAGTCGTCGCCGATGATGTTCAGGATCACCGGCTTGGTGGACTGCGCGTAGACGGGCAGGATGGCGTCGGACTTGGCGATCTGCATCTTCGGCGAGCCGCCGGCATAGGAGAGCAGGGCCATGCCGACGTCGTGCTGCTTCAGCAGCACCGCCGCCGACGTTCCGTAGATCGCGGGATTGGCGAAGCCGACGGTTCCGATGTCGAACGGATTGTCGACATGCACGTAGGGCGGCACCAGCGCCTGCATCTCCGCCTCGATCTCGGGCGTCAGCGTCGCGAGTTCGAGGCCGATGCGTTCGCAGAAGTCGAAGCAGAGGCCGCGGATGGCGCCGGAATTGGTGACCACGCCGGCCTTGCCGGGCGGCGGGGCGGGGAAGCGCGACAGGATCGCCAGCACGTCGAAGAGCTCGTCCGTCGTCTCGACCAGAGCGATCGCCTCGTCGCGGAGGATGGTCTGCATCACCGCGTGGTCGCCGGCGAGCGCGCCGGTGTGCGACTGCGCCGCCGCGCGGCCCTTGGCGCTGGAACCGGGATGCAGGAGGACCAGCGGAATGCCGGCCGCGCGCGCACGGCGGGCGGCCGCGACGAACAGCGGCGGATTGCGGATCTGCTCGACATAGACGCCGATGGCGGCGTTCTGCGGGTCGCGCACCAGCACGTCGATGAAGTGCTCGGCGCCGAGCACGGCTTCGTTGCCGGTGGCGACGACGAGCGACGTCTCTATGCCGCGCGCATGCATGGCGAAGCGGATGTTGGCCGCGGTGGCGCCGCTCTGGGCGACGACGGCGACGCGCCGCCGGCCGGCTGCCGGAGCACGGACCTCGACGGGCTCGAAGGTCAGCGGGATGCCGTCGGGATAGTTGGTGTAGCCCATGCAATTGGGACCGAGCAGGGCGATGTTCGCCTCGCCGCAGAACCGGGCGAGTTCGTCCTGAAGCAGTCGTCCCTCCTCGCCGGCCTCGGCGAAGCCCGAGGCGAAGACCACCACCGCGCCGATGCCGCGCTCGGCGCAGGCG
The nucleotide sequence above comes from Aquibium microcysteis. Encoded proteins:
- a CDS encoding YcgN family cysteine cluster protein; this translates as MEKPFWKTTPLEAMSEAQWESLCDGCGKCCLAKLEDEDTGEIHWTSVGCRLFDASLCSCSDYANRLARVSDCVKLTPRNVRTIPWLPSTCAYRLVAEGRDLAGWHPLVSGSRETVHEAGISMRGRITASEDDLADVDDYFDHMLGEDL
- a CDS encoding SIMPL domain-containing protein produces the protein MQRTALPFLAFAAFVAAASPAAAQTLPEPRPRISVTGEGEHAMRPDMAVLSFSVVRQAGTAREALTANNAAMAQVIAALKGDGIEERDLQTAGIQINPRYEYPTGPDGSQRQVMTGYEVSNTLTVRVRDVQKTGAILDEVVSLGVNQGGGISFTNADPDEAIETARREAVADAVAKARTLAEAAGVELGPILEITEMAARPQPMPYMAAKVRAEAADAVPVEAGENSYRVEVTVSFGIVQ
- a CDS encoding glycosyltransferase family 4 protein, coding for MADAISHYVEFGERMGLSPWKDFDPFHYARQYPDLEGYGRPLLLHYLRHGLREGRQGRPDQAQWVAWADDPDRPTVLVVVHELTRTGAPILAWNIVRRLKADGRRVAVVALRGGDLLEDFRAEADEVVEVAADEKLDVLAGSVIGRCRPGYAICNGASTAPFGQYLERLGVRTVGLIHEFGFPTMHTPGLAACLSGWSDVIFPAEIVRRSMADCFPDVALRRTQVLPQGKCVVPGNPAARLVDTAPVSLRKSYDYLVVGAGTVDYRKGVDLFLAAASAVAAAAPDLTVGFLWIGRRRAEDGIYLSMIEEQARRAGIADRFDLMEATEHLEAVYGAADAFFLSSRLDPMPNVCIDAGFAGLPVICFADASGTAELFAASEQCRELVVPHCDAHAAGTLIAGLARDRQRSRRLGNCVQNLSRRSFDMDRYVRAIDAAGLAAGQPQPLAEPAAQPQPEPEPA
- a CDS encoding NAD-dependent epimerase/dehydratase family protein translates to MKVALFGASGFIGRVIGDRLRAEAIEHVGLSHRNRSGCFVPIDFGHPDGYAHLLRGVTTAVLLVAQSRPGLPGGRTEAEIRNDVRPYAAFAGIAAAAGLRHVVYLSSGGTVYGSQPDRTPITEDHPTNPIDAYGARKLMTESVLRSSLGAAGVGLTVLRPSNPVGAAQRFEPVGFVARAVHASVAGATIDVWGDGSTVRDHFDVADLADAVIRSLGGDTSHRVYNVGSGVGTGIDEVLALVHDLGGRPIRRRYLPARPFDVPVNVLSSDRIARDLGWTVRKDMRRIVSDLLEAFGGTGRSPDAAGYAGLPPVRSGRSAEPAPRHPSRE
- a CDS encoding p-hydroxycinnamoyl CoA hydratase/lyase — protein: MTHDQSRPEPWGKDVLVEFEDGIAWVKLNRPEKRNAMSVGLAEEMNRVLDALEIDDRCGVIVLTGVGEAFSAGMDLKDFFRATDGVSDVERMRAYRSTRAWQWRTLMHYSKPTIAMVNGWCFGGAFTPLICCDLAIASEDAVFGLSEINWGVIPGGVVSKAISTLMNDRKALYYVMTGEQFGGKVAEQLGLVNEAVPADRLRERTVALCRVLLAKNPTVLRQARMAYKYVREMTWEESAEYLTAKADQTTFVDPERGRAKGLSQFLDDKTYRPGHGTYSREG
- a CDS encoding NAD-dependent succinate-semialdehyde dehydrogenase, whose product is MTADARYGALQLFVDGRWLDAGDRVTEDVINPATGEAIGAVPHAGRDDIEAAAQAAERAFRPWKALPAYDRAKILRKAADLMRERVETIAVRMVLEQGKPILEARQEVMAAADIFDWTADEGRRTYGRIVPSRVPGARWMVTKEPVGPVAAFTPWNIPVIIPARKISAALAVGCTMVIKPSEETPASVLEIARALDDAGLPKGVLNVVYGVPAQVSQQLIAHPAIRKITFTGSTGVGMQLARLAAEAGVKRATMELGGHAPVLVFEDADLDHAVRSMVAAKYRNAGQVCVSPTRFYVHESLHDRFVESFASAATAIRVGDGLDPATGMGPLANTRRVAAMERLVADAVGRGARLAAGGERGANRGSFFQPTVLADVPVEAQAMNEEPFGPMAITSRFSSFDEAIGQANRLPFGLASYAFTTSSRTAAMVADALEAGMVGLNNNFINMPETPFGGIKQSGYGSEGGTEGMDAYLTTKFVSQT
- a CDS encoding acetate--CoA ligase family protein codes for the protein MADAVPSPLAVAGPDIDRLLRPRSIAIVGAQPEPTSIGGGVLGNLEAFGYSGAIHLVSRSKDEIRGRPCVKTIGDLPAGIDVAVLIVPQAAILESVRACAERGIGAVVVFASGFAEAGEEGRLLQDELARFCGEANIALLGPNCMGYTNYPDGIPLTFEPVEVRAPAAGRRRVAVVAQSGATAANIRFAMHARGIETSLVVATGNEAVLGAEHFIDVLVRDPQNAAIGVYVEQIRNPPLFVAAARRARAAGIPLVLLHPGSSAKGRAAAQSHTGALAGDHAVMQTILRDEAIALVETTDELFDVLAILSRFPAPPPGKAGVVTNSGAIRGLCFDFCERIGLELATLTPEIEAEMQALVPPYVHVDNPFDIGTVGFANPAIYGTSAAVLLKQHDVGMALLSYAGGSPKMQIAKSDAILPVYAQSTKPVILNIIGDDYPLDDRFMADVRASGIPFFRSPERALRAMAVVAAYAEALAATDETRPAPAVAVRVPGSGVVAEYRGKRVLADLGIAVPRGEMATTVEDAAAAAGRIGYPVVIKAQAAALAHKSDVGGVVVGIADEAALRAAWDRMQTSVAAARPGLALDGVLVEEMARPGLEMVVGARRDPQWGPVVLVGLGGVWIEALKDARLLPASTTRERVIAELGRLKAATLLGPFRGQPRRDVGAIADVVVALGRLMLSDPSIREVDVNPLMVGAAGAVALDALFVKD